Proteins from one Staphylococcus saprophyticus subsp. saprophyticus ATCC 15305 = NCTC 7292 genomic window:
- the cls gene encoding cardiolipin synthase: MIDIFSIMFNHTNVIINIILIGAFILNLIFAFTIIFMERRSAGSIWAWLLVLVLIPILGFIIYLFIGRQIQRDHIFSLNDEDKIGIEMIVNEQLEALKNDDFSKGNHQIVKFKDMVQMLLYNNAAFLTTDNEISIYTDGKEKFDALLNDINNATDYIHIQYYIFRNDNLGKKILSALEQKLEEGIEVKMLYDDMGSRGLSLKHFKNFRKKGGHVEAFFPSKLPLINLRMNNRNHRKIVVIDGHIGYVGGFNVGDEYLGLKKKFGYWRDTHLRIVGDAVNALQLRFMLDWNSQSTRDRLSYAERYFPDVDSGGTTGVQIASSGPDETWEQIKYGYLKMIASAKKSIYIQSPYFIPDQAFLDAVKIAALGGVDVNIMIPNKPDHPFVYWATYNNVASLLDAGVNIFHYNNGFLHSKTLVIDDEVASVGTTNMDHRSFTLNFEINAFIYDTYISKALRSAFESDLHVSYQLTKEIYEQRSLWIKFKEGISRLLSPIL, encoded by the coding sequence ATGATAGATATCTTTTCAATTATGTTTAATCACACGAACGTCATCATTAATATTATATTAATTGGCGCGTTTATATTAAACCTAATCTTTGCTTTTACAATTATTTTTATGGAACGTAGATCTGCTGGTTCAATTTGGGCATGGCTACTAGTACTTGTGCTGATACCAATTTTAGGATTTATCATTTACTTATTCATTGGCAGACAAATTCAGCGGGACCATATATTTTCCTTAAATGATGAAGATAAAATTGGCATTGAAATGATTGTTAATGAGCAATTAGAAGCTTTAAAAAATGATGATTTTTCAAAAGGCAATCATCAAATTGTGAAATTTAAAGATATGGTACAAATGTTGTTATACAATAATGCTGCGTTCTTAACAACAGATAATGAAATTAGTATCTATACAGATGGCAAAGAAAAATTTGATGCACTGCTAAATGATATTAATAATGCAACAGACTATATTCATATCCAATATTATATATTTAGAAATGATAATCTCGGGAAAAAGATACTATCTGCACTTGAGCAGAAACTCGAAGAAGGCATTGAAGTGAAAATGCTATACGACGATATGGGGTCTAGGGGTTTATCTCTAAAACATTTTAAGAACTTTAGAAAAAAAGGTGGCCATGTTGAAGCATTTTTCCCTTCTAAATTGCCTTTAATTAATCTGAGAATGAATAATCGGAACCACCGTAAAATCGTGGTTATCGATGGTCATATTGGTTACGTAGGTGGATTCAATGTGGGTGATGAGTATTTAGGTCTTAAGAAAAAATTTGGTTACTGGAGAGACACACATCTAAGAATTGTTGGAGATGCTGTGAATGCCTTACAATTACGTTTTATGCTTGATTGGAATTCACAATCAACACGTGATCGCTTATCTTATGCTGAACGTTATTTCCCTGATGTTGATTCAGGTGGTACAACCGGTGTACAAATCGCTTCAAGTGGTCCCGATGAAACCTGGGAACAAATTAAATACGGTTATTTAAAAATGATTGCTTCAGCAAAAAAATCTATTTATATTCAATCGCCCTATTTCATACCTGATCAAGCATTTCTTGATGCAGTCAAAATAGCTGCACTGGGTGGTGTTGACGTAAATATTATGATTCCAAACAAGCCCGATCACCCTTTTGTTTATTGGGCGACTTATAATAATGTAGCTTCCCTTTTAGATGCAGGTGTCAATATCTTCCATTATAACAATGGCTTCCTACATTCTAAGACACTCGTTATAGATGATGAAGTAGCAAGTGTAGGTACAACTAATATGGATCATCGTAGTTTCACATTAAATTTTGAAATTAATGCATTTATCTATGATACATACATCTCAAAAGCATTAAGATCCGCTTTTGAAAGTGATTTACATGTATCTTATCAATTAACAAAAGAAATTTATGAACAAAGAAGTTTATGGATTAAATTTAAAGAAGGTATTTCACGACTATTGTCACCGATTTTATAA
- the csoR gene encoding copper-sensing transcriptional repressor CsoR: MTEIQKAHHSEEIKANLKSRLNRIEGQVKAINRMVEEDVYCDDVLTQIRATRSALNSVATKLLDHHMKSCIMDKVEQGHEQEAMEELLVTFQKLMKD; encoded by the coding sequence ATGACTGAAATACAAAAAGCGCATCATTCAGAAGAAATAAAAGCAAATTTAAAATCAAGACTTAATAGAATCGAAGGTCAAGTTAAAGCCATAAATCGTATGGTAGAGGAAGATGTGTACTGTGACGATGTGCTTACACAAATAAGAGCTACGCGATCCGCATTAAATAGTGTCGCTACTAAATTATTAGATCATCATATGAAAAGTTGTATTATGGATAAAGTTGAACAGGGTCATGAACAAGAAGCGATGGAAGAACTACTTGTAACTTTTCAAAAATTGATGAAGGATTAA
- the csoZ gene encoding putative copper chaperone CsoZ, with amino-acid sequence MQSKVIYIAELYNEKQKLQIEERLMKLYGVFKVSTDIEEGAIFVDFETPANLNNLEKEVYDLGYKIIY; translated from the coding sequence ATGCAATCAAAAGTTATTTATATTGCTGAACTTTATAATGAGAAGCAAAAATTACAAATTGAAGAAAGACTAATGAAACTTTATGGTGTGTTTAAAGTTAGTACAGATATAGAAGAAGGCGCAATCTTTGTAGATTTTGAAACGCCTGCAAATTTGAATAATTTAGAAAAAGAAGTGTACGATTTAGGTTATAAAATAATTTATTAA
- a CDS encoding Lmo0850 family protein, which yields MSKDNEKIQNVVKLLSSLGVNIKKTKSRLEVMHTLPTTVKAANELK from the coding sequence ATGAGTAAGGATAACGAAAAAATTCAAAATGTAGTTAAACTATTATCATCATTAGGGGTAAACATAAAGAAAACCAAATCAAGATTAGAAGTTATGCACACTTTACCAACGACTGTGAAAGCCGCTAACGAATTGAAATAG
- a CDS encoding FtsW/RodA/SpoVE family cell cycle protein, with protein sequence MSTSRQLKNNHWIRRIDWVLIGILVLLAFVSVTIINSAMGGGQYSANFSIRQILYYVLGGAIALLIMLVSPKKLMKYTYLLYFILCIGLFILIIIPETPITPIINGAKSWYKLGPISVQPSEFMKIVLILALAKLISRHNQFTFNKSLETDFKLLLKIVGISIVPMGLILLQNDLGTTLVICAIIAGVMIVSGISWKILAPLFIAGIVIGSTLILSIIYKPSLIENTLGIKTYQLGRINSWLDPYTYSSGDGYHLTESLKAIGSGQLFGKGFNHGEVYIPENHTDFIFSVIGEEFGFIGSVILILIFLAFIFHLVRLATKIELPFSKLFIIGYASLILFHVLQNIGMTVQLLPITGIPLPFISYGGSSLWSLMCGIGVLLSIYYHQPKQYSGDKQQLRTTE encoded by the coding sequence ATGAGTACTTCACGTCAATTAAAAAATAATCATTGGATACGGCGGATTGACTGGGTTTTAATAGGCATCCTCGTATTATTAGCATTCGTAAGCGTTACGATTATCAATTCAGCTATGGGTGGCGGTCAATATAGCGCTAACTTTAGCATCAGACAAATTTTATATTATGTTTTGGGCGGTGCCATTGCATTACTCATTATGCTGGTTTCACCTAAAAAGCTCATGAAATATACATATTTATTATATTTTATCTTATGTATTGGACTGTTCATATTAATTATTATCCCTGAAACACCAATCACACCAATTATTAATGGTGCTAAAAGCTGGTATAAACTAGGGCCTATCAGTGTACAGCCTTCAGAATTTATGAAGATTGTGTTGATACTAGCACTCGCAAAATTGATTTCTAGACATAATCAATTCACGTTCAATAAATCATTAGAAACCGATTTTAAATTATTACTAAAAATTGTAGGTATTTCGATTGTACCTATGGGATTAATTTTATTACAAAATGACCTTGGTACTACACTAGTTATTTGCGCTATTATTGCTGGTGTCATGATTGTTAGTGGTATTTCATGGAAAATATTAGCACCGCTTTTTATTGCGGGTATCGTAATAGGTTCAACTTTAATATTGTCTATTATTTATAAACCTTCACTTATAGAAAACACATTGGGAATTAAAACATATCAACTAGGTAGAATTAATTCTTGGTTAGATCCTTATACGTACAGTAGTGGTGATGGTTACCATTTAACAGAATCCCTTAAAGCAATCGGTTCTGGTCAGCTATTTGGTAAAGGATTTAATCACGGTGAAGTATACATCCCAGAAAATCATACCGATTTTATTTTTTCAGTTATTGGTGAAGAATTTGGTTTTATTGGCTCAGTAATTCTAATATTAATTTTCTTAGCCTTTATATTCCATCTCGTACGCTTAGCAACTAAAATTGAATTACCTTTTAGTAAATTATTCATAATTGGATATGCTTCACTCATTTTATTCCACGTATTACAAAATATTGGAATGACTGTCCAATTACTACCTATCACTGGTATTCCACTACCATTTATTAGTTATGGCGGTAGTTCATTATGGAGTCTCATGTGTGGTATTGGTGTACTTTTATCTATTTACTATCATCAGCCCAAACAATACTCTGGTGATAAACAACAATTACGTACAACAGAATAA
- a CDS encoding D-alanine--D-alanine ligase yields the protein MAKENVCIVYGGKSAEHDVSILTAQNVLNAIDKEQYQIDIIYITNDGAWKKKENIVDTINDIDSLRLIDVEAGEISKLLSQGSTGNAYSAVFPLLHGPNGEDGTIQGLFEVLDIPYVGNGVLAASSSMDKLVMKQLFAHRGLPQLPYVSFLRSEYHKYEGNILKLVHDKLEYPVFVKPANLGSSVGISKCNNEEELKNGIEEAFQFDRKLVIEQGIEAREIEVAVLGNDYPETTWPGEVIKEVAFYDYKAKYKDGKIKLDIPADLDEEVQMTLRNMAVEAFKATDCAGLLRADFFVTDDNQIFINETNAMPGFTAFSMYPSLWENMGVSYSDLIKKLIELAKEKHEDKKQNKYKID from the coding sequence ATGGCTAAAGAAAATGTATGTATCGTATACGGAGGAAAAAGTGCAGAACACGATGTTTCAATATTAACAGCACAAAATGTCTTGAACGCAATTGATAAGGAACAGTATCAAATTGACATTATTTACATAACAAATGATGGTGCTTGGAAAAAGAAAGAAAACATTGTAGATACGATTAACGATATCGACTCATTACGCTTAATAGATGTTGAAGCGGGTGAAATTTCAAAATTATTAAGTCAAGGAAGTACAGGAAATGCATATAGTGCAGTATTTCCATTATTACATGGGCCTAATGGTGAAGATGGCACAATCCAAGGTTTATTTGAAGTTTTAGATATACCGTATGTTGGTAATGGCGTTTTAGCTGCCTCAAGTTCAATGGATAAATTGGTAATGAAGCAACTCTTTGCGCATAGAGGTTTACCACAATTACCCTATGTTAGCTTTTTAAGAAGTGAGTATCACAAATATGAAGGTAACATCTTAAAATTAGTACATGATAAATTAGAATATCCAGTATTTGTAAAACCAGCTAACCTAGGATCTAGTGTAGGTATTAGTAAATGTAATAATGAAGAAGAGCTTAAAAACGGTATAGAAGAAGCTTTCCAATTTGACCGCAAGTTAGTTATCGAACAGGGTATTGAAGCGCGTGAAATTGAAGTTGCTGTATTGGGAAATGACTATCCAGAAACGACATGGCCTGGAGAAGTTATCAAAGAAGTGGCTTTCTATGACTATAAGGCAAAATATAAAGACGGAAAAATAAAATTAGATATTCCAGCTGACTTAGACGAAGAGGTTCAAATGACGTTAAGAAATATGGCTGTTGAAGCTTTTAAAGCAACAGACTGTGCAGGGTTACTACGAGCTGATTTCTTTGTAACAGACGATAATCAAATTTTTATAAATGAAACTAATGCGATGCCTGGATTCACTGCATTTAGCATGTACCCAAGCTTATGGGAAAATATGGGTGTGAGTTACTCTGATTTAATTAAGAAATTAATTGAGTTAGCTAAAGAAAAACATGAAGATAAAAAACAAAATAAATACAAAATTGACTGA
- the murF gene encoding UDP-N-acetylmuramoyl-tripeptide--D-alanyl-D-alanine ligase, whose amino-acid sequence MIEVTLEQIKTWIPCEIENEFMDHGIKGVSIDSRDIHNQNLFIPFKGEHVDGHKYVAQALKDGAGAAFYQKGEPLDENIDGPIIWVDDTLEALQHLAKAYLEFVNPQVIAVTGSNGKTTTKDMIESVLKPQFKVKKTQGNYNNEIGMPLTILQLDIDTEISILEMGMSGFHEIELLSKLAQPDIAIITNIGESHMQDLGSREGIAKAKSEITLGLKPGGLFIYDGDEPLLEPYANEIQNADLVSFGKNSDNTLVSTIETIKDHGIAFTINHDEHYELPILGEHNMKNATIAIAVGKRLNLTYQTIFNNLKNVVLTGMRMEQHHTKDEILVINDAYNASPTSMKAAIDTLSGMEGRKIIVLGDVLELGPDSQIMHEAVGLYFEDKDIDALFTLGNEAAHISHTGKAFVKKSEAFKEKADLIRSLKGYVQANDKVLVKGSRGMKLEEVVEALI is encoded by the coding sequence ATGATAGAGGTAACGTTAGAACAAATTAAAACATGGATTCCATGTGAAATAGAAAATGAATTTATGGATCATGGTATTAAAGGTGTTTCTATTGATTCACGTGACATTCACAATCAAAATTTATTTATTCCATTTAAAGGCGAACATGTAGATGGCCATAAATATGTAGCACAAGCACTTAAAGATGGTGCAGGTGCTGCATTTTATCAAAAAGGTGAACCGTTAGACGAAAATATTGATGGACCTATTATTTGGGTCGATGACACATTAGAAGCTTTACAACATTTAGCAAAAGCATATTTAGAATTTGTCAATCCACAAGTCATTGCAGTTACTGGTTCTAATGGTAAAACAACAACGAAAGATATGATTGAAAGTGTCTTGAAACCACAATTTAAAGTTAAAAAGACGCAAGGAAACTATAATAATGAAATAGGTATGCCATTAACCATTTTACAATTAGATATTGATACTGAAATTTCCATTCTTGAAATGGGCATGTCAGGTTTCCACGAAATTGAATTATTATCTAAATTAGCTCAACCCGATATTGCCATAATCACTAATATTGGTGAGTCTCATATGCAAGATTTAGGGTCAAGAGAAGGTATTGCTAAAGCTAAATCAGAAATTACACTTGGTTTAAAACCAGGAGGCTTATTTATCTATGACGGTGACGAACCATTACTAGAACCGTATGCTAACGAAATACAAAATGCTGATTTAGTAAGTTTTGGTAAAAATTCTGATAATACGCTGGTAAGTACTATTGAAACAATCAAAGATCATGGTATTGCATTCACAATTAATCATGATGAACATTATGAACTTCCTATCTTAGGTGAACATAATATGAAAAATGCTACGATTGCTATTGCAGTAGGTAAGAGATTAAATTTAACATACCAAACTATTTTCAATAATTTGAAAAATGTCGTACTTACTGGCATGAGAATGGAACAACATCATACAAAAGATGAAATACTTGTCATTAATGATGCTTATAATGCAAGTCCAACGAGTATGAAAGCGGCCATAGACACACTTTCTGGCATGGAAGGTAGAAAAATTATTGTCCTTGGCGATGTATTAGAATTAGGTCCTGATAGTCAAATCATGCATGAAGCTGTAGGACTATATTTTGAAGACAAAGATATTGACGCATTATTTACGCTTGGTAATGAGGCGGCTCACATTAGTCATACTGGTAAAGCTTTCGTTAAAAAGTCTGAAGCTTTTAAAGAAAAAGCAGACCTTATTCGTTCATTAAAAGGTTATGTTCAAGCGAATGACAAAGTATTAGTCAAAGGATCAAGAGGAATGAAATTAGAAGAAGTGGTGGAAGCGTTAATTTAA
- the cshA gene encoding degradosome RNA helicase CshA yields the protein MQNFKELGISDKMAETLQSMGFNEATPIQKESIPLALEGKDVLGQAQTGTGKTGAFGIPLIEKVADQEGVQSLILAPTRELAMQVAESLKAFAKGQNIQVVTVFGGMPIDRQIKALKKGPQIVVGTPGRVIDHLNRRTLKTNDIHTLILDEADEMMNMGFIDDMKFIMDKIPAEQRQTMLFSATMPKAIQTLVQQFMKSPVIVKTMNNEMSDPQIEEYYTIVKELEKFDTFTSFLDVHQPELAIVFGRTKRRVDELTSALISKGYKAEGLHGDITQAKRLEVLKKFKNDQLDILVATDVAARGLDISGVSHVYNFDIPQDTESYTHRIGRTGRAGKKGVAITFVNPIEMDYIRQIEQANKRQMTALRPPHRKEVLKARENDIKGKVQNWMSRDNEPRLQRIATELLGEYNDVDLIASLLQELVESNDEVDVQLTFEKPLSRGKGRQGKGGPKRGGNHKRGGGKFDNKNRRSGKGGFNNKKKNDRPSSDRNNNKKSMKGRTFADHKK from the coding sequence TTGCAAAATTTTAAAGAATTAGGGATCTCAGATAAGATGGCAGAAACCCTACAATCCATGGGGTTCAATGAGGCCACTCCTATTCAAAAAGAGAGTATCCCTCTTGCCTTAGAAGGCAAAGATGTTCTTGGTCAAGCGCAAACAGGTACAGGTAAAACAGGTGCGTTTGGTATTCCATTAATTGAAAAAGTGGCAGACCAAGAAGGTGTACAATCATTAATCCTTGCACCAACAAGAGAGTTAGCAATGCAAGTTGCTGAATCATTAAAAGCATTCGCTAAAGGACAAAATATTCAAGTTGTTACTGTATTTGGTGGTATGCCAATCGACCGTCAAATTAAAGCACTTAAAAAAGGTCCACAAATCGTAGTAGGTACACCAGGTCGTGTAATTGACCATTTAAACCGTCGTACATTAAAAACGAATGATATTCATACGCTTATCCTAGATGAAGCAGATGAAATGATGAATATGGGATTCATTGATGATATGAAATTCATCATGGACAAAATTCCAGCTGAACAACGTCAAACAATGTTGTTCTCAGCTACTATGCCTAAAGCAATTCAAACATTGGTTCAACAATTCATGAAATCACCAGTTATCGTTAAAACGATGAATAATGAAATGTCAGATCCACAAATTGAAGAATATTATACTATCGTAAAAGAATTAGAGAAATTTGATACTTTTACAAGTTTCTTAGATGTACACCAACCAGAATTAGCTATCGTATTCGGACGTACAAAACGTCGTGTTGATGAATTAACAAGCGCGTTAATCTCAAAAGGATACAAAGCTGAAGGATTACATGGTGATATCACTCAAGCTAAACGTTTAGAAGTATTGAAAAAATTCAAAAATGATCAATTAGATATTTTAGTTGCAACAGATGTTGCGGCAAGAGGACTTGATATTTCAGGTGTAAGTCACGTATACAACTTTGATATCCCTCAAGATACTGAAAGTTATACGCACAGAATTGGTCGTACTGGTCGTGCTGGTAAAAAAGGTGTTGCAATCACATTTGTAAATCCAATTGAGATGGATTATATTCGTCAAATTGAACAAGCAAACAAACGCCAAATGACAGCTTTAAGACCGCCTCATCGTAAAGAAGTGTTAAAAGCACGTGAAAACGATATTAAAGGTAAAGTACAAAACTGGATGTCAAGAGACAATGAACCAAGATTACAACGTATTGCTACAGAGTTACTTGGTGAATATAATGATGTGGATTTAATCGCGTCATTATTACAAGAGCTAGTCGAATCAAACGACGAAGTTGATGTTCAATTAACATTTGAAAAACCATTATCTCGCGGTAAAGGTCGTCAAGGTAAAGGTGGACCAAAACGTGGCGGTAACCATAAACGTGGTGGCGGCAAGTTTGATAACAAGAACCGTCGTTCAGGTAAAGGCGGATTCAACAATAAGAAGAAAAATGATAGACCTTCTTCTGACAGAAACAATAACAAGAAATCAATGAAAGGTCGCACGTTTGCAGACCATAAAAAATAA
- a CDS encoding PH domain-containing protein, with protein MTNDQLFKKSPKEAIKYYYLIEGLEFIVHLIVMMVLIFLWSHFNWWHFLIYIFIFLILIDIVYAAFGPWIKYHYTYYRIGENDIEVKYDFFFKSQKFVKLERMQYIERKYNPILKRLGLAKASLVTAGHHATFPLLSIKDAETFEAISLDYLRGADYDV; from the coding sequence ATGACAAACGACCAGCTCTTTAAAAAAAGTCCAAAAGAAGCTATAAAATATTATTATTTAATAGAAGGACTAGAATTTATAGTGCATTTGATCGTTATGATGGTATTAATATTCTTATGGAGCCATTTTAATTGGTGGCACTTTTTAATTTATATATTCATTTTTCTTATCTTAATAGATATAGTTTATGCTGCATTTGGACCTTGGATTAAGTACCATTATACATATTATCGAATTGGTGAAAATGATATAGAAGTTAAATATGATTTTTTCTTCAAATCACAAAAATTCGTAAAATTAGAACGTATGCAATATATAGAACGTAAATATAATCCAATACTGAAAAGGTTAGGTTTAGCTAAAGCATCATTAGTGACTGCTGGTCATCATGCAACATTCCCATTACTTAGCATTAAAGATGCAGAAACATTTGAAGCGATAAGTCTTGATTATTTGAGAGGAGCTGATTATGATGTATAG
- a CDS encoding PH domain-containing protein — MYSPQKLHPISYITGVIEAIKQNIVLIIIFLVFNIRDFDFTNIYAYIFPGIVTILFLFSFIAQVLKVYNTRYWIENDHFVLATGIFTKERKELNIRRIQTLDTTQGIINQIVGGVKLQIKTPSDGIDLDTVSKKQSEWIQQTLKEKQHELSTSEAQAVDPVSTQEIDDSELTNDDINVTTNETNAKDEVKFLYKLNFKELLFMALTSGAIGVAFAALSPIIGGLSDVIPWDWITDEFSQISQAIFVIVLMMVATIAIASYIIGTLIVIVRNFNYTVTKHGNQLNIKYGLFNVKNITVPTDRVQAVVEKQSFLRKLFGYTSIHFVITSDMNDMDKNDVSLDGNVMILPFIKRKKAFEIIKTLMPNMTFEKATVGMPWRGFHRHFWKQALLLIMVAAVINYFWAAWAFLIAGVIILIFIVRSYLVTKFSGMKLVEDELVVRNVTLFGFKNTYFKQDKMLGLEVRRTPFLINSDLGNFNFIIAKAAGNEHIGLKFNAYQRVKSLQSWYLRGEQNE, encoded by the coding sequence ATGTATAGTCCTCAAAAATTACATCCAATTTCATATATAACGGGTGTGATCGAAGCAATCAAACAAAATATCGTTTTAATCATTATTTTTCTAGTGTTTAATATTCGTGATTTTGATTTCACTAATATTTATGCTTATATTTTCCCAGGTATTGTAACCATATTATTTCTTTTTTCATTCATAGCTCAGGTTTTAAAAGTATATAACACAAGATATTGGATTGAAAATGACCACTTTGTACTTGCTACAGGTATTTTTACCAAAGAAAGAAAAGAGCTCAATATACGACGTATCCAAACACTTGATACAACGCAAGGCATCATAAATCAAATCGTTGGCGGTGTTAAATTACAGATTAAAACCCCAAGTGATGGAATTGATTTGGATACTGTTTCTAAAAAACAGAGCGAATGGATACAACAAACTTTAAAGGAAAAGCAACATGAACTATCTACTAGCGAAGCACAAGCAGTAGATCCTGTATCTACACAAGAGATCGATGATTCAGAATTGACGAACGATGATATCAATGTAACGACAAATGAAACAAATGCTAAAGATGAAGTTAAGTTTTTATATAAATTGAATTTTAAAGAATTGTTATTTATGGCATTAACGAGTGGAGCCATTGGTGTTGCCTTCGCTGCACTTTCTCCGATAATTGGGGGATTGTCAGACGTTATTCCATGGGATTGGATAACTGATGAGTTCTCACAAATTTCACAAGCAATTTTTGTCATTGTCTTAATGATGGTTGCGACCATTGCCATTGCGAGTTATATCATCGGGACATTAATTGTTATTGTACGCAACTTTAATTACACGGTGACGAAGCATGGTAATCAATTAAATATTAAGTATGGACTATTTAATGTTAAAAATATTACCGTTCCCACAGATAGGGTACAGGCTGTCGTTGAAAAGCAATCATTTCTTAGAAAATTGTTTGGGTATACATCCATTCATTTTGTAATAACAAGTGATATGAATGATATGGATAAAAATGACGTATCCTTAGATGGCAATGTGATGATACTTCCTTTCATTAAGCGTAAAAAAGCATTTGAAATTATTAAAACTTTAATGCCGAATATGACGTTTGAAAAAGCAACAGTAGGTATGCCGTGGAGAGGTTTTCATCGCCATTTTTGGAAACAAGCTTTGTTACTTATCATGGTAGCTGCGGTAATTAATTATTTTTGGGCGGCATGGGCCTTTTTAATTGCAGGAGTTATTATATTAATTTTTATTGTGCGTAGTTACCTTGTGACTAAATTTTCTGGTATGAAATTAGTTGAAGATGAACTTGTAGTACGTAATGTCACTTTATTTGGATTTAAAAATACTTATTTCAAACAAGATAAAATGTTAGGACTAGAAGTACGACGTACCCCATTTTTAATTAATAGTGACTTAGGTAATTTTAATTTTATTATTGCAAAAGCTGCTGGTAATGAACATATTGGGTTGAAATTCAATGCATATCAACGAGTTAAATCCTTACAATCATGGTATTTGAGAGGTGAACAAAATGAGTAA
- a CDS encoding PH domain-containing protein gives MSNYQYMHASGKTVMRIAASIVTVILCVLLVAFYLVNHLWLEWFAQETMKWILIIGAVIILLYIIVELVIVPKYRYKIFKYNLEDHTITVRNGLWFVKVVKMPLFRIQNVDTHEGILMRKYQLASLTLSTAGGNTEIKLVNKEVAAKLKQTIKQVNQDSAIENTNH, from the coding sequence ATGAGTAATTATCAGTATATGCACGCATCTGGTAAAACAGTCATGCGCATAGCAGCGTCAATTGTTACTGTGATATTATGTGTTTTATTAGTAGCGTTTTATTTAGTAAATCATTTGTGGCTCGAGTGGTTTGCACAAGAAACAATGAAATGGATTTTAATTATCGGTGCAGTAATCATATTGCTGTATATTATTGTCGAATTGGTTATTGTACCCAAATATCGTTATAAAATATTTAAATATAATCTAGAAGATCACACGATAACGGTTAGAAATGGTTTGTGGTTTGTAAAAGTTGTGAAGATGCCTTTATTCAGAATACAAAATGTTGACACACACGAAGGTATTTTAATGAGAAAATATCAGTTAGCAAGTTTAACATTGTCTACAGCTGGAGGAAATACTGAAATTAAACTGGTCAATAAAGAGGTAGCCGCTAAGTTAAAACAAACTATAAAACAAGTGAATCAAGATAGTGCTATAGAAAACACAAATCATTAA
- the acpS gene encoding holo-ACP synthase, protein MIHGIGVDLIEISRIKNLYKRQSKLVDRILTINEQHKFNQFNNEQRKMEFLAGRFATKEAFSKALGSGLGKTVSFTDIDCVNDEDGKPCIHYEGYKVHVSISHTEHYAMSQVILEV, encoded by the coding sequence ATGATACACGGTATAGGTGTCGATTTAATTGAAATAAGTAGAATAAAGAATCTTTATAAACGTCAATCGAAACTGGTTGATCGCATTTTAACAATAAATGAACAACATAAGTTTAATCAATTTAATAATGAACAACGAAAAATGGAATTTTTAGCTGGTCGATTTGCAACGAAAGAAGCGTTTAGTAAAGCTTTAGGTAGTGGTTTAGGAAAAACAGTATCTTTCACGGATATTGATTGTGTTAATGATGAAGATGGTAAGCCTTGCATACATTATGAGGGGTACAAAGTACATGTGAGTATTTCGCATACAGAACACTATGCAATGAGTCAGGTTATTTTAGAGGTTTAA